A region of Herpetosiphonaceae bacterium DNA encodes the following proteins:
- a CDS encoding cohesin domain-containing protein translates to MTLPASSSRPMYRMLLALLPALLILVELLGPHPSALAADGDLDTSFVGTPLTGASDIVYSTALQVDGKVVLGGEFTSVNGAARNYIARLNADGSTDTTFIPGGGANSTVYSVAVQPDGKILIGGTFTMVNGVGRNRIARLNADGSLDTSFAPNSGANGAVYKLLLQPDGKILVAGGFTALNGNIRDRIARLNADGTLDTSFTPTNGANNDIYELALQPDGKVVIGGAFTLVNGTNRNRIARLNANGALDTTFAPSDGANGTISALGLQADGKILIGGVFSAVNSLARTNLARLNADGTIDSMFGIDGGANGNVQELVPLSDGKILVTGDFTTINGVGRSRLARLNADGSLDTGFSASANGESHKVLVQTDGRLLLVGAFTTINGVGRSRVVRLNADGSLDPSFVTGRGTSDTTDAIATQTDGKMFVGGSFSLFNDIPRSGVARLNTDGSLDPAFNATGGINGRVFDLVVQPDGKVVVGGSFTTINGVGRSYIARFNTDGSLDTAFAPIGANNEIYELALQTDGKILVGGAFTSINGVSRNRIARLNADGTTDTAFAPTGANSSIDGIAIQPDGKIVVGGWFTSMNGVSRSYIARLNVDGSLDTTFAASGGANSGVLITTLQADGKILIGGTFTSVSNVARNYIARLNADGSLDTSFAPGGGANNHVYKILAQADGKLIVGGAFTTLNGVSRNRIGRFNADGSLDATFAPGGANASVIDMAIQSDGRLLAVGGFTTFNNTLRNRIVRLQASANTPPTSPSPSPSPIPAGPRLFLSRPNVAVAANQTFQIDLRMDTDGRDVDTMDAYLNFDPTLLEVIDGAGNPVTSLTVNSGIFDGVTFNQVNNSTGQINLSLSKYSPAYPRGLYTIATLRFRAKAAAVSTPIRFVQTGARWSDLLRAGVSLEPSFGNTSVRILSAVTLNGRVALEQRGASGTSRWITPLFRTEGVTTTGGIYIYQRGTTNLVGQFSATTDVTGRFNVTLDGVQADIYDIRVKGANTLSNLRTNVDLSDPTIEFDFGTLRVGDSNGNDAVNGADVSYMIPSFLLTSDDPAFRAYADTNNNGAVNGADVSALIPNFLRAGPLTDLQAQTEPMLTSAQSDTLPIVGLSPALQQVKVGDIVPVEVQLHLGAAQADTADLYLNFDPQALEVVDASGSSVKALTPNRAAFPNVTYNDVDNARGQINLSTSRYAGATSGSVTVATFYVKVERAFTTTPITVARSGARQSDVFIGGTTLRPAITGGLLTMQEIHRLFVPAVNR, encoded by the coding sequence ATGACGCTCCCTGCATCGTCGTCCCGTCCAATGTACCGTATGCTTCTTGCGCTCCTGCCCGCGCTGCTCATTCTGGTCGAGCTGCTTGGGCCGCATCCCTCGGCCCTGGCTGCCGACGGCGATCTCGATACCAGCTTCGTCGGCACGCCGCTCACCGGCGCGAGCGACATCGTCTACTCAACCGCGCTCCAGGTGGATGGCAAGGTGGTGCTCGGCGGCGAGTTCACCTCGGTCAACGGCGCGGCGCGTAACTACATCGCCCGGCTCAACGCCGACGGCAGCACCGACACGACCTTTATCCCTGGCGGCGGCGCGAACAGCACCGTCTACAGCGTGGCCGTGCAGCCCGACGGCAAGATCCTGATCGGCGGCACGTTTACCATGGTTAACGGCGTGGGCCGTAACCGCATCGCGCGCCTGAATGCCGACGGCTCGCTGGATACCTCCTTCGCACCCAACAGCGGCGCGAACGGCGCGGTCTATAAGCTGCTGCTTCAGCCCGACGGCAAGATCCTGGTTGCGGGCGGCTTTACGGCGCTCAACGGCAACATCCGCGATCGTATTGCGCGCTTGAACGCCGACGGCACGCTTGATACGTCCTTCACGCCCACCAACGGCGCGAACAACGACATCTATGAGCTGGCGCTCCAGCCCGACGGCAAGGTGGTGATCGGCGGCGCGTTTACCCTGGTCAACGGCACGAACCGCAACCGCATCGCACGCTTGAACGCGAACGGCGCGCTCGACACCACGTTTGCTCCCAGCGACGGCGCGAACGGCACGATCTCGGCGCTTGGCCTTCAGGCCGACGGCAAGATCCTGATCGGCGGTGTCTTCTCGGCGGTCAACAGCCTGGCGCGCACCAACCTGGCCCGGCTCAACGCCGACGGCACGATCGATAGCATGTTTGGCATCGACGGCGGAGCGAATGGGAACGTCCAAGAGCTGGTGCCGCTCTCCGACGGCAAGATCCTTGTCACGGGCGACTTTACGACGATCAACGGCGTAGGCCGCAGCCGCCTGGCCCGGCTCAACGCCGACGGCTCGCTTGACACCGGCTTCAGCGCCAGCGCCAACGGCGAGAGCCATAAGGTCCTGGTCCAGACGGATGGGCGATTGCTGCTGGTTGGCGCGTTTACGACGATCAACGGCGTAGGTCGCAGCCGTGTAGTCCGGCTCAACGCCGACGGCAGCCTCGATCCTAGCTTTGTCACCGGGCGCGGCACCAGCGATACTACAGACGCCATAGCGACCCAGACTGACGGCAAGATGTTCGTCGGCGGCAGCTTCTCGCTCTTCAACGACATCCCACGCAGCGGCGTGGCCCGTTTGAATACCGATGGGAGTCTTGATCCGGCCTTCAACGCTACTGGCGGGATCAACGGCCGGGTCTTTGATCTCGTCGTCCAGCCCGACGGCAAGGTCGTCGTGGGCGGTTCCTTTACCACGATCAATGGCGTGGGACGTAGCTATATCGCACGTTTCAATACCGATGGCAGCCTGGATACCGCCTTTGCGCCGATCGGGGCAAACAACGAGATCTACGAGCTGGCGCTGCAAACCGATGGCAAGATCCTGGTCGGCGGCGCATTCACATCGATCAACGGCGTAAGCCGTAATCGCATCGCCCGGCTCAATGCAGACGGCACCACCGATACCGCGTTTGCTCCCACCGGCGCAAACAGTAGCATCGACGGTATTGCGATCCAGCCGGACGGCAAGATCGTGGTCGGCGGCTGGTTTACCAGCATGAACGGCGTGAGCCGCAGCTACATCGCCCGGCTCAATGTGGATGGCTCACTTGATACCACGTTCGCTGCCAGCGGCGGAGCTAATTCTGGCGTCTTAATAACTACCCTCCAGGCAGATGGAAAGATCCTGATCGGCGGGACGTTTACATCCGTCAGTAACGTCGCTCGTAACTACATCGCCCGGCTCAACGCCGATGGCTCGCTCGATACCTCCTTCGCCCCTGGCGGCGGTGCCAATAACCATGTCTACAAAATTTTAGCCCAGGCAGACGGCAAGCTGATCGTCGGCGGCGCGTTCACCACGCTCAACGGCGTGTCGCGCAATCGCATCGGGCGCTTCAACGCCGACGGCAGCCTGGACGCGACCTTCGCCCCTGGCGGCGCGAATGCCTCGGTAATAGACATGGCGATCCAATCCGATGGCAGGCTGCTGGCCGTCGGCGGGTTCACCACCTTCAATAACACGCTGCGCAACCGCATCGTACGGCTGCAAGCATCGGCGAATACACCGCCCACATCGCCATCGCCCAGCCCATCGCCGATCCCGGCGGGGCCGCGCCTGTTCCTCAGCCGTCCGAACGTCGCGGTCGCGGCCAATCAAACCTTCCAGATCGACCTGCGCATGGACACCGACGGGCGCGACGTGGATACGATGGACGCCTATCTCAACTTCGATCCGACCCTGCTCGAAGTGATCGACGGCGCGGGCAACCCGGTGACGAGCCTGACGGTCAATAGCGGCATCTTCGATGGTGTCACCTTCAATCAGGTCAACAATTCGACCGGCCAGATCAACCTGTCGCTCTCGAAGTACAGCCCCGCCTATCCAAGGGGTCTATACACCATCGCCACGCTGCGGTTCCGGGCCAAGGCGGCGGCAGTATCCACGCCGATCCGCTTCGTGCAGACCGGCGCGCGCTGGAGCGATCTGCTGCGCGCGGGCGTCAGCCTTGAGCCCTCGTTCGGCAACACCAGCGTTCGCATCCTCTCCGCCGTGACGCTCAATGGCCGGGTCGCGCTGGAGCAGCGCGGAGCCAGCGGCACCTCGCGCTGGATCACACCGCTCTTCCGCACCGAGGGCGTGACGACTACCGGCGGTATCTACATCTACCAGCGCGGGACGACCAATCTGGTCGGGCAGTTCTCGGCGACGACCGATGTCACAGGCCGCTTCAACGTCACGCTGGACGGCGTGCAGGCCGACATCTACGATATTCGGGTCAAGGGCGCGAACACGCTGAGCAACCTCCGCACGAACGTCGATCTGAGCGACCCGACGATCGAGTTCGACTTCGGCACGCTGCGCGTGGGCGATAGCAACGGCAACGACGCGGTCAACGGCGCGGATGTGTCGTATATGATCCCCTCGTTCCTGCTGACCAGCGACGATCCTGCTTTCCGGGCCTATGCCGACACCAACAACAACGGCGCGGTCAACGGCGCGGACGTGTCGGCGCTGATCCCCAACTTCCTCAGAGCGGGGCCGCTCACCGACCTCCAGGCGCAGACAGAGCCGATGCTCACCAGCGCCCAGAGCGACACCCTGCCGATAGTCGGCCTGAGCCCGGCGCTCCAGCAGGTCAAGGTGGGCGACATCGTGCCGGTGGAGGTGCAGTTGCACCTGGGCGCGGCGCAGGCCGACACCGCCGATCTGTATCTCAACTTCGATCCCCAGGCGCTGGAGGTGGTCGATGCGAGCGGCAGCTCCGTGAAGGCGCTGACGCCCAACCGCGCGGCGTTCCCCAACGTGACCTACAACGACGTGGACAACGCCAGGGGCCAGATCAATCTCTCGACCTCGCGCTACGCAGGCGCGACGAGCGGCAGCGTCACCGTGGCGACGTTCTATGTCAAGGTCGAGCGCGCCTTCACCACGACGCCGATCACGGTTGCGCGCAGCGGCGCGCGCCAGTCGGATGTATTCATCGGCGGCACAACGCTCAGGCCCGCGATCACCGGCGGCCTGCTCACGATGCAGGAGATCCATCGCCTGTTCGTGCCTGCCGTGAATCGCTAA